Genomic segment of Aquarana catesbeiana isolate 2022-GZ linkage group LG02, ASM4218655v1, whole genome shotgun sequence:
GGGCGCTCGAGCAGCTGACATAGCCCATTTAGTGGGTGCGCCTCTGTATATAATAATTTAGCTTTGGACAGTCGCtaacatttttctttctctttttttctttaattatatatttttggttaatattTGAATGGCTTCTAATTGTATTTTACTCTATGCAGTGACATATCCAGCTTGGTCGCTCaacacatatcccctgaggaagcaccaacgggtgaaacatgtcgggactATAGTGCTGAGTGACCCCCTATTCTTTATGTTGATATGTATCGCTGTTTGTTCTATATTATGCATAGCCAGCATAATAATTTCTAAACTTTGtgttcaataaaatgtcatttatactttttatcttgatgtttgtttacattttttttgcctggCGCCCATAAAATCCTACTAAATAACCTCTCTGATTGTATATAGAAATGCTCATGGTTTTCTAATGGGATGTCCAACAGATTATATAGGTGTGATCTGACTTGCGTGGATATAGTTAGAGCAGTAAAACACAGTTGCTGCACATTGTTACAGAGCCACAGCCCTGTGTTTAAAATAGAAAATATGGCTTAAAATATGTAGTTAAAAAATATAAACCAAATTGGGTTTCTTTTACACCTTGAAAAgaacctgtcaaaaaaaaaaaaacgctccagcCACCAACTTGGCACCTACTAAGCCTTAAAAAATCTGCCAAATCCCTGGCCAGTATGTCAGGCAAAACTTCCCTGTGGTGATGAGCCCAGTCCGCTGCTTCATGCCTATTTCCCCTGGCAGTCCAACATAGCAATGGGATAGTTTGAATGTGAGCAGTACAGGAGGTAGTGGCATACTCAGACGCTACCTGAAAGTGCTGAGGATTTGCCTGTCAGGCTGTGCAAGCAGGAATGTAGAGGGTACTGTTGGTATGCGCAGATATTCCTAGGTGCCTTCACTGTAAACCtgcagcagttttttctttttttttctaatcacagGGTCTCTTTAACTTAAGCTGATCTTGGTTACATTAGCTGAATGGCAAATATAGCTAAAAAATGCATAAAgactaaaaatgataaaaaatgataatgTTCAAATTATTATGGTAGGATGCACATTAACCATTTTGTATATTTAGTTTTAGGAGATCTGGACCAAAAACTTGCCCAAGAACAAAGTTGCAGCCACCCATCGAGAACTAGCATAGCATCAACTTATAAATATGGCAATACGTACAGCATGGAAAGTTCACATCACCATACATCAGACTCAAGGAAAGAATACAGCACTTTATCCTCTcataatgaaagaaaaaaagtcTCTTTGGGAGATATGCATACCACCCACGCCACATACCAGCCAAGGAGGTTTTACGAAATGTACTCAATCAGGCATCAATCAACATCACAATCAGAGGCTTACAGAAAGAGTATCTATGATAAAAGCCCCTCTTTGTGCTCTGACACCCACTGTAAACCACCAGGTTTTGTACCCATCTCTGGGAAATTTTCTTCAAGCAGCTTGGATCTACCATCGGCGAGCTTAAAACAAGAGTGGATCAAACATCACAAGCCAAGGAGGATACCCATCACCTCAATCAGATGGAATACATCATCAGCTTCTAGCCACCCTGAGGTGTCCGGAAGACCTTTCCGAACACAGTCTGCTCTGGATCTTACAAATTGCGGTAACACTTCTCAGCAAAATCGAATATTTAATCTTTACAATTCCAACAGAGTTACTTCTTCGGGCTCTGATTTCCATAAACTCAACTATCAAATTGACTTGACAGGTAGATCATCTCAAAACAGTTCAGATCAATGCCCCACTGGATATTACACAACAGACTCTGGTGGCCATGGATCCATAACCAAATATGTGACACAAACTAACAGCCACTGGGAGGAAGAGAACAAGGAAAATTCTTTTATGTTAAACAAAGTCACAAGCCAGCCACCTTCTTGTGCTAGGACTAAAACAGACAAGGATACAGAACCTATAGAAGTTTTACATGAACATCCAGCACTAGATAATGTTTGTAACTTACAGGATCAAGTAGCAGACTTTATTTTCACAAGCAATATATCTGATCCACATGCTTTGAATTCACAAACAGAGAACATCTCTCCTAAAATAGATATGTCAGCAGTCGACACTGAACATTTTAGAGAGAATTTGGATGTGGGTCAGAACATTCCAGTAGGCTTCACAATGACACATaaaattgaaaacaaaacaaaagaacctGTCAAGACACATTCTGGTGGCCTATCGGAATTGGAGCCCATGGAAGTTGATGTTCCAAAGGCTTCACTTCCATCTACAGTGAATTTTTCATCCACTGCTGAAGACTTGAGACTAGTTGGCAACAGTAATCAAAAAGACACTTCTCTTCTATCTCTACAAAAACATTTGTCTTATACTGGACCTTTGTTCACTAACCAGGACAAAGCAACATTTTCATTTCAAAGTTCTAAACATTTATTTGAACCTAATAATATAAAGGGAGATTATTCTTCTGTTACAAATGTGTTTACATCTTCAAAACCCATTGTTGGGAGtgatacaacttcaaaaaacctctCCACTGATATTGCTGAAAGAATTTTAATGCTTAACTCAAGACGGGGTTCAAAGGACAATAACTTTGAAGGGTATAGGTCAGATATGCTGAAGCATCAGAAAAGAAATGCATCTTCACTTCCAGATTTAATTGATAAGAAAAATGAGCAATGCTATTACACAGATGACAGTTCCCCAACAATCAAAAATGGCTCCTTAACCACTGTGTCCAACACAAAACTGTCTGATAAAGCACAAATAATGTGTTCAGGAAACAACTTCAGTTCCCAGAATTTCACAAGCCAGATTGAAGATTCAAACTTCATAACTTCGGATTCTCTAGAAATGGTAAATACATGTTCTTTTGATCCAGAAATTGACAGAACATCAAAAGAAAAAGATATCCCATTGCTGGAAAGGGTATCCTTCTTGACAGACACTGTAACAGAAATTGATGGTACAAAAGCCTTACATATGCCAGAGACTGATCCTCCTAATTTAGACCTATATCAAAGGTATAAAGCATTGTATGTTAATAATCGGCCAAATTATGTCCAGCGTGGAGCTGATACAAATAATAATAGATCATTTTCCAAAACAGTACAAACTCCTAAGGAACATAGTGAAACTGATGGGTCAAACAGTGTGTTTATTTCAGTAACAAATCAACAAGATATTGATAGAGGAACACAAAATGTAGAAACTGTAAAGGAAATGTCCCAAAACCATTTGAATCCACAAAGAACTAGCAAGATAACTGAAATCAATGAGCCTCCCAGAATTCAAAGCATAACCATCATTCCCAACAGgcagattgtggaggagaatttacAAAGAAAGGACGACGCAGATAAAAAGTCCTCAAACCTACATAAAAAGCAGTTGCGTCTGGCACCAGAGCCATACAAAAAGAGTGTTAATACCAAAGAGGACACCAACCCCCCATTTTCTGGAGGTGGGCTGAAGCCAAACATTTATACTTGTGAAAATATATCTGATGATATCCCATCTGTTGAAATCAACACCATTTCTGAAATTCAACAGACATCTAAAACATACACTTCTGAAGGAGTAACAGAAAGAACTAAAATTTATGAAACGTGTTACACAGATTCCTCAAAGCCTGATGTTGATACTGTTGAATATCATAAGGTTGTTTCAATCTATTACACCTTACCTCGTAAATTTTCTAAAAGACTGTCAGATGTATCCCAGAACAACTTGAAAAACATTGATCAGACTCTTGAAACTAGTCGAGCTCCCAGTGCTCTTTTGGAGAGGATATTAAATAGGTGCTCAGAAGCTGAAGAAAAACATGACTTCAGTTaccaaaataaggaaaaaatatcaCCGTCCCATTGTATGCCTGAAAATGTATTGACCAAAGAACTGGATTCAGGAGAAACTCCTTTAAGCCAACAGCATCTTTTAAATTTCAATCTCATTCCTTTGCAAACTAATCTAATAAGTAAGAACAGCACACCCTTTCCTGGTGCAGAAATTACTCCAACTGATTTTAATTTGACAGACCAGTTCAATTTGGAGGACCAGTTTAGTTCTTTGCATATCTCCCAGAGTGGTTGTGGTCACAGAGGTAATGACTTACAGATACAAAGAAATTCCACAAACCGAAATGAATATAGTACTACAAGGACTTCACCCCGGCATAACCAAAATACTTCCTACACGTTACCCAATAGGAAATGTAATCTCCAGGATTTGGAGAGAAGTATTCTTGAGAATGATGTTGCTATGGCACGTAACAGATGTAACGTATATTCGAAAAGAGAAAACTCATTTCCTGTAACTCCAGAATTGCAGGATGTCATTTTATCACCAACGTTTGGTTACGATAATCTTCATTTTACTGGAGGTTGCAATTCAATTGACTTTCAGGAAAGGCAGATGAATAATATCCATAATTGTGTGGAAAAAGAAGACCGTTTGTCCAATAAAGATTCCTTTGGAGGTGGAGTTATTTACAGAGAAGATATTCCATCGTTCTATAAATCAAAAAGTTTAAATAGACGTGAATCACACCATGCAAGAGACACCTCACCAAGCATGGAAACCAAACTCGGTAACCAATCTCAAAGCCAGCCTTATGCTACTAGACCATCTTACAACTCTGAATTTGTCCAGAAGAAAATGAAACCTATAAATGCCAAGAGATTTACTTTTTCCTTTGACAACAATGGACAAAGAGAAAACAGCAACTCTCAGTCAAGTGAATCATTTGGTGAATGTATTGGGCAGTCTGACGTTGATTCACCATCTGTGTTTTATTCACCAAAGGGCAATTATTCTTCATATGCAGACAGACATTATTATAAACAGAGAAGCTTAGCTGAGGGCAGAACTTCTCAATCTTCCAATATGTATCGCTCCAAAAGTTTGAAAAGCATCAATCATGATTACAAAGAGGAAGAGATTGAGATCAGAAGAAAAAGTGATGGAAATTTTTCTTCGAAAAGTTATGGTGGGAATATGAAAGGCAGGAATCCTTCAGGCATCTGTGACAATGGTACACGTAACAGGATACATTCAGCTGAGATTATTGATGAGAATGATAATTGGCAAGATAGCAGTACGGGCAATGAAAAAACCCCTGTATACACTGCTAAGGCTGTTGACTATGGAATTTTTGGAAAGGAGCAACAGGAAGCACTTTTAAACAATGTAAAGAGATCACTCACTGAAGGCAGGTTATGGAGGCCAAGTTTTCTAAAAAATCCAAACTCCTTGAGGAATGAGGATTCTTATGAAACAGGCTGTAAGCCTGATGATGATCTCAAAGGGACTCTAAATATATATGAGGGCGTGGTCCCTCCCAATTCAGAATCTGATACTGATACAACAACTGATGATGAATATTACTTGAATGAAAACGACAAAGAATCTGAATTGTGAAGTCCTTCAGGATTAGAACCGACACAGTATTGCTGCTTTTTTCAGACACTGGCTTTACATGACAATATGTGTAAAATAATTTTGATATAGTAACGTTTTGACAATAATTTGTTTTATTAAAGTGCAATTTGGAAGGTACAGTAGCTTCTTCTAAATCCCAACTACATATGTATATTTCAAGAAATATATAGCATAAAGAGGGTGCCAGTTATGGTTTTAGGTTTTAAGCAAGATAAGTAAAAGAAATATGAAAGTATCAATCCCATTCTTGTGATTTGCAAATTTTAGGGAGCTATGCCATGCGCTTTTTGTAACCGGTCCCTTTACCTGTGCTGGTGAATGGCAAAACCTGACATACACTCACATAAAAAAACAGTTAATTTACACATTTTATACATCTTATTGGTGCTGGTGAGATATGCGTAGTGAGGTATACCTCCAAAAATGAACAATTTAAAGCCACAGCCCagcaggaaaggttttgttttttctGATGGCTACTGGAACCTCTGAGTAATGATGAAATGCAAAGCCATTTATCATGAAACAAGGGTCAACGCATCAGCTCTAGGCACATATTTTCAGTCCCttggtatgtttttgttttgtgtttgtttttttcattgaaATGCATTTTTGATACTGTTttactaaagcaggggtctccagactttctaaagaaAGAGCcaatttactgttcttcagacttgaggggggccagactgtgcccagtgggagcaaacaatgcccgatctttggtattagggggagaaatagttggggccattgggaggaatagtgccccatttttgttttcAGTGGAAGCAAATATGcgccattgtttgtgtcagtgaaagaaatagtgccctattgttcgtgtcaatggcaggaattatgccccattgttggtgtcagtggcaggaatgatgGCCAAATattggcaagcaaagggccacatccagccccagggctgcagtttggagaccactgtgctaaAGCATGATCAATCTCTAGCTAGGTAA
This window contains:
- the EXPH5 gene encoding exophilin-5 — its product is MDLPLAEQGEMRAMPKLVQIVNQDSETSRMSSSRTHQSPKSSNSGPSFLKIRSPFASLFSFRKSKHEVKLPAQSERFNIFSTLNRPPPNTQPVKKKFEIYQSARSVKQIASFFESHQKKVNQNIPSDVQLQREAFQVLGDLDQKLAQEQSCSHPSRTSIASTYKYGNTYSMESSHHHTSDSRKEYSTLSSHNERKKVSLGDMHTTHATYQPRRFYEMYSIRHQSTSQSEAYRKSIYDKSPSLCSDTHCKPPGFVPISGKFSSSSLDLPSASLKQEWIKHHKPRRIPITSIRWNTSSASSHPEVSGRPFRTQSALDLTNCGNTSQQNRIFNLYNSNRVTSSGSDFHKLNYQIDLTGRSSQNSSDQCPTGYYTTDSGGHGSITKYVTQTNSHWEEENKENSFMLNKVTSQPPSCARTKTDKDTEPIEVLHEHPALDNVCNLQDQVADFIFTSNISDPHALNSQTENISPKIDMSAVDTEHFRENLDVGQNIPVGFTMTHKIENKTKEPVKTHSGGLSELEPMEVDVPKASLPSTVNFSSTAEDLRLVGNSNQKDTSLLSLQKHLSYTGPLFTNQDKATFSFQSSKHLFEPNNIKGDYSSVTNVFTSSKPIVGSDTTSKNLSTDIAERILMLNSRRGSKDNNFEGYRSDMLKHQKRNASSLPDLIDKKNEQCYYTDDSSPTIKNGSLTTVSNTKLSDKAQIMCSGNNFSSQNFTSQIEDSNFITSDSLEMVNTCSFDPEIDRTSKEKDIPLLERVSFLTDTVTEIDGTKALHMPETDPPNLDLYQRYKALYVNNRPNYVQRGADTNNNRSFSKTVQTPKEHSETDGSNSVFISVTNQQDIDRGTQNVETVKEMSQNHLNPQRTSKITEINEPPRIQSITIIPNRQIVEENLQRKDDADKKSSNLHKKQLRLAPEPYKKSVNTKEDTNPPFSGGGLKPNIYTCENISDDIPSVEINTISEIQQTSKTYTSEGVTERTKIYETCYTDSSKPDVDTVEYHKVVSIYYTLPRKFSKRLSDVSQNNLKNIDQTLETSRAPSALLERILNRCSEAEEKHDFSYQNKEKISPSHCMPENVLTKELDSGETPLSQQHLLNFNLIPLQTNLISKNSTPFPGAEITPTDFNLTDQFNLEDQFSSLHISQSGCGHRGNDLQIQRNSTNRNEYSTTRTSPRHNQNTSYTLPNRKCNLQDLERSILENDVAMARNRCNVYSKRENSFPVTPELQDVILSPTFGYDNLHFTGGCNSIDFQERQMNNIHNCVEKEDRLSNKDSFGGGVIYREDIPSFYKSKSLNRRESHHARDTSPSMETKLGNQSQSQPYATRPSYNSEFVQKKMKPINAKRFTFSFDNNGQRENSNSQSSESFGECIGQSDVDSPSVFYSPKGNYSSYADRHYYKQRSLAEGRTSQSSNMYRSKSLKSINHDYKEEEIEIRRKSDGNFSSKSYGGNMKGRNPSGICDNGTRNRIHSAEIIDENDNWQDSSTGNEKTPVYTAKAVDYGIFGKEQQEALLNNVKRSLTEGRLWRPSFLKNPNSLRNEDSYETGCKPDDDLKGTLNIYEGVVPPNSESDTDTTTDDEYYLNENDKESEL